A single region of the Plantactinospora soyae genome encodes:
- a CDS encoding ABC transporter ATP-binding protein, producing the protein MTQKATVQDAASENNTGSPPRPELGPVELELAGVSKVYQARLGLVEALSDVNLSIRRGEFISLVGRSGCGKTTLLRILSGLLPPSAGSVRANGQSIWKGASRDDEALKQVGLVFQEANLFPWFTIVENISLPLKLRGVDRKARVARAEELCELVGLRGFEGAYPRELSGGMRQRAAIARALSARPSILLMDEPFGALDALTRDKMNLELQSIHAATGATVVFVTHSISEAVFLADRVVLLTPRPGRIRSVTSVPLVRPRSVETETGVEFGRIVRGLRVELDEES; encoded by the coding sequence ATGACACAAAAGGCAACGGTGCAGGACGCTGCAAGTGAGAACAACACGGGGTCGCCGCCGCGGCCGGAGTTGGGGCCGGTGGAGCTTGAGTTGGCGGGGGTGAGCAAGGTTTATCAGGCGCGGTTGGGTCTGGTGGAGGCGCTCAGTGATGTGAACCTGTCGATTCGGCGGGGTGAGTTCATTTCGTTGGTGGGTCGGTCGGGGTGTGGGAAGACGACGTTGTTGCGGATCCTGTCGGGTCTGTTGCCGCCGTCGGCGGGTTCGGTGCGGGCGAACGGGCAGAGCATCTGGAAGGGTGCGAGCCGGGATGATGAGGCGTTGAAGCAGGTTGGTCTGGTGTTCCAGGAGGCGAATCTGTTTCCGTGGTTCACGATCGTGGAGAACATTTCGTTGCCGTTGAAGTTGCGGGGGGTGGATAGGAAGGCTCGGGTGGCTCGGGCGGAGGAGTTGTGTGAGCTGGTCGGGTTGCGGGGGTTCGAGGGTGCGTATCCGCGGGAGTTGTCCGGTGGTATGCGGCAGCGGGCGGCGATCGCTCGGGCGTTGAGTGCGCGGCCGTCGATTTTGTTGATGGATGAGCCGTTCGGTGCGTTGGACGCGTTGACGCGGGACAAGATGAATCTTGAGTTGCAGTCGATTCATGCGGCGACGGGGGCGACGGTGGTGTTTGTGACGCATTCGATTTCGGAGGCGGTGTTCCTGGCTGATCGGGTGGTGTTGTTGACGCCTCGGCCGGGGCGGATCCGGTCGGTGACGTCGGTGCCGTTGGTGCGGCCGAGGTCGGTGGAGACTGAGACGGGTGTGGAGTTCGGGCGGATTGTTCGTGGGTTGCGGGTGGAACTGGATGAGGAGTCCTGA
- a CDS encoding ABC transporter permease, producing the protein MGDRERLNRLLPWISSPILLALFLGGWQFAVSVVGVSEFILPTPAQTGRALVTMLSDGSQWVHIRVTLLEVLIGFGVALVVGTALGAVLGRMQWLERALQPAMVAFQVVPKVAFVPIFVIWFGFGMQSKIVMAAILAFFPIMLNVLLGVRSVDRGHRDVMRGLGASRWATFRNLELPSTLPYIFAGAEVGIVFAVIGAIVGEYLGGSKGLGYLVVSSLNALDAPTLFAVIVVLSVLGSVLYLCVTTAKRFVIPWHDSIAKQ; encoded by the coding sequence ATGGGGGATCGGGAGCGGTTGAACAGGTTGCTGCCGTGGATCAGTTCGCCGATTTTGTTGGCGTTGTTCCTGGGTGGGTGGCAGTTCGCGGTGTCGGTGGTCGGGGTTTCGGAGTTTATTTTGCCGACGCCGGCGCAGACGGGGCGGGCGTTGGTGACGATGTTGAGCGATGGCTCGCAGTGGGTGCATATTCGGGTGACGTTGCTTGAGGTGTTGATCGGGTTCGGGGTCGCGTTGGTGGTGGGTACGGCGTTGGGGGCGGTCCTGGGTCGGATGCAGTGGTTGGAGCGGGCGTTGCAGCCGGCGATGGTGGCGTTCCAGGTGGTGCCGAAGGTGGCGTTCGTGCCGATCTTTGTGATCTGGTTCGGGTTCGGGATGCAGTCGAAGATTGTGATGGCGGCGATTCTGGCGTTTTTCCCGATCATGTTGAATGTGTTGTTGGGGGTGCGGTCGGTGGATCGTGGTCATCGGGATGTGATGCGGGGGTTGGGGGCGTCGCGGTGGGCGACGTTCCGGAATCTGGAGTTGCCGTCTACGTTGCCGTACATTTTTGCTGGTGCTGAGGTCGGGATCGTGTTCGCGGTGATCGGCGCGATCGTGGGTGAGTATCTCGGTGGTAGTAAGGGGTTGGGTTATCTGGTGGTGTCGAGTCTGAATGCTCTGGACGCGCCGACCCTGTTCGCGGTGATCGTTGTCCTGTCGGTTCTCGGTTCGGTTCTCTACCTGTGCGTGACGACCGCGAAGCGGTTCGTCATCCCCTGGCACGACTCCATCGCCAAGCAGTAA
- a CDS encoding aldehyde dehydrogenase, whose translation MLAGTSVFWDGTWQPPATVRTLTLVDPSTEEPLGSVPWGDEQDVDSAVRAARRAVDTGEWARSTAADRADAMDRLATAIEVRADALARLVSQEIGQPLPVSRRYSVQRPVAVLRYYAALLRERPTEEVRAAAMRPGHTVVRREPLGVVGLIVPWNYPQALTMAKLAPALAAGCSVVLKPAAETSLDAYLLAEAAEEAELPPGVFNLVPGGRDTGEFLVRHPGVDKIAFTGSTAAGRLIGAVCGELLRPVSLELGGKSAAIVLPDADLDTVAGQLAVGSFGNAGQTCFLLSRVLAPRSRYAEVVDALREVADGFVLGDPFDERTTMGPLVSGRQRDRVAELVASGVDGGARLVTGGGRPAGLDRGFYFAPTVFADVDNASRIAREEVFGPVVCVLPYADEEQAVAIANDSEYGLGGSVFTTDPEHGLEVARRIQTGTIGINGYAPDVTAPFGGYKASGLGRENGPEAIASYENVKSMYVTAG comes from the coding sequence ATGCTGGCGGGAACATCTGTCTTCTGGGACGGGACCTGGCAACCGCCGGCGACCGTCCGGACCCTGACCCTGGTCGACCCGAGTACCGAGGAGCCGTTGGGCTCGGTGCCGTGGGGCGACGAGCAGGACGTGGACTCGGCGGTTCGGGCCGCCCGCCGGGCCGTGGACACCGGGGAGTGGGCCCGGAGTACGGCGGCCGACCGGGCGGACGCGATGGACCGGCTCGCCACGGCGATCGAGGTGCGCGCCGACGCGTTGGCCCGACTGGTGAGTCAGGAGATCGGGCAGCCGCTGCCGGTCTCCCGGCGGTACAGCGTGCAACGCCCGGTCGCGGTGCTGCGCTACTACGCCGCGTTGCTTCGCGAGCGCCCGACCGAGGAGGTACGGGCTGCGGCGATGCGCCCCGGCCACACCGTCGTCCGGCGTGAACCACTCGGCGTCGTGGGTCTGATTGTTCCGTGGAACTATCCGCAGGCGCTCACCATGGCCAAGCTCGCCCCCGCGCTCGCGGCCGGATGCAGCGTGGTGCTCAAGCCGGCGGCTGAGACGTCGCTCGACGCGTACCTGCTGGCGGAGGCGGCGGAGGAGGCGGAGTTGCCGCCCGGGGTCTTCAACCTGGTGCCCGGTGGACGGGACACCGGCGAGTTCCTGGTACGGCATCCCGGGGTGGACAAGATCGCGTTCACCGGTTCGACCGCCGCCGGCCGGCTCATCGGCGCGGTCTGCGGCGAACTGCTCCGGCCGGTGTCACTGGAACTGGGCGGCAAGTCGGCGGCGATCGTACTGCCGGACGCGGACCTCGACACCGTCGCCGGGCAACTGGCCGTCGGATCGTTCGGCAACGCCGGGCAGACCTGCTTCCTGCTCTCCCGGGTGCTGGCGCCCCGGTCCCGGTACGCCGAGGTGGTCGACGCGCTGCGCGAGGTCGCCGACGGCTTCGTCCTCGGTGACCCGTTCGACGAGCGAACCACGATGGGCCCCCTGGTGAGCGGGCGGCAGCGGGATCGGGTCGCCGAACTCGTCGCGAGTGGAGTCGACGGCGGCGCCCGCCTGGTCACCGGCGGTGGCCGCCCGGCCGGGCTGGATCGCGGCTTCTACTTCGCGCCGACCGTCTTCGCCGACGTCGACAACGCCTCCCGGATCGCCCGGGAGGAGGTCTTCGGTCCGGTGGTCTGCGTGCTGCCGTACGCCGACGAGGAGCAGGCGGTCGCGATCGCCAACGACTCGGAGTACGGCCTCGGCGGCAGCGTCTTCACCACTGATCCGGAGCACGGGCTGGAGGTGGCACGCCGGATCCAGACCGGAACGATCGGGATCAACGGCTACGCGCCCGACGTCACCGCACCGTTCGGCGGCTACAAGGCCAGTGGGCTGGGGCGGGAGAACGGCCCGGAGGCGATCGCCTCGTACGAGAACGTCAAGTCGATGTACGTCACCGCCGGTTAG
- a CDS encoding transketolase produces MTTVVERPFDSDSRELERGRPASEAELSRRADWIRLATIELIDQAGLGHYSSTFSCAEIFSVLYYHTLRLRPGQPDWPERDRFLLGKGHVATGLWPVYADLGYYPADWLATFGQIGSPLNDHPNMRLAPGVDFSSGSLGHNLSVGLGMSLAGRLTGRDYRTFVLTGDGEIQEGQVWEAIMAAGHYRLGGGLVAIVDANGFSGHGPTSDAINIESVADRFTAFGWQAIEVDGHDVGALCETFDALPPVGEGRPVCVVARTRKGRGLAMMEEAPQAWHLGHLTPEQRDGARAEIEARMR; encoded by the coding sequence ATGACAACTGTGGTCGAGAGACCCTTCGACAGCGACAGTCGCGAGCTGGAACGGGGCCGGCCGGCGAGCGAGGCCGAGCTGAGCCGCCGGGCGGACTGGATCCGGCTCGCGACCATCGAGCTGATCGACCAGGCCGGGCTGGGGCACTACTCCAGCACCTTCTCCTGCGCCGAGATCTTCTCGGTGCTCTACTACCACACCCTCCGGCTGCGTCCGGGTCAGCCGGACTGGCCGGAACGGGACCGCTTCCTGCTCGGCAAGGGGCACGTCGCGACCGGGTTGTGGCCGGTCTACGCCGACCTCGGTTACTACCCCGCCGACTGGTTGGCCACGTTCGGGCAGATCGGCAGCCCGCTGAACGACCATCCGAACATGCGCCTGGCGCCGGGGGTCGACTTCAGCTCGGGATCGCTCGGCCACAACCTCTCCGTCGGCCTGGGGATGAGCCTGGCCGGGCGGTTGACCGGTCGGGACTACCGGACCTTCGTGCTCACCGGCGACGGTGAGATCCAGGAGGGACAGGTGTGGGAGGCGATCATGGCCGCCGGCCACTACCGCCTCGGCGGCGGCCTGGTCGCGATCGTCGACGCGAACGGCTTCTCCGGGCACGGCCCCACCTCCGACGCCATCAACATCGAGTCGGTCGCCGACCGGTTCACCGCGTTCGGCTGGCAGGCGATCGAGGTCGACGGGCACGACGTCGGCGCACTCTGCGAGACGTTCGACGCGCTCCCGCCGGTCGGCGAGGGACGGCCGGTCTGTGTGGTCGCCCGGACCCGCAAGGGCAGGGGCCTGGCGATGATGGAGGAGGCGCCGCAGGCCTGGCACCTCGGTCATCTGACCCCGGAGCAGCGCGACGGGGCTCGCGCCGAGATCGAAGCGAGGATGCGATGA
- a CDS encoding transketolase family protein: MTDIQAPPETGPDAGGAAPEPREKMVDVFADDKGHTVAKTNPVGVEIARLADLDDRVVALSADMSAVLADLRQRHPERYFEFGIAETNTISAAAGMAASGLRPYVLSMAPFGAIKCAEQLRTDVAYNHLPVRFVARLSGLAMGFFGTSHHAVEDIAIARTLTNLTVVAPADANATIGLLRSTVDHDGPVFYRISEGTSPVYPEPPTFSYGKWVQVRPGRDLTIIGYGLGVGLGLAAAEILAAEGIDAAVLDALYLKPFDSEALLAAARDTGKLLTVEEHNEIGGLGSIVAETLGRNRVPADLDTLALPDVDLEVGVPAALHAHYGLTPDGVAQRARALVGA, translated from the coding sequence ATGACCGACATCCAGGCACCACCGGAGACCGGGCCGGACGCCGGCGGAGCGGCGCCGGAGCCCCGGGAGAAGATGGTCGACGTCTTCGCCGACGACAAGGGCCACACCGTCGCGAAGACCAATCCGGTGGGTGTGGAGATCGCCCGGCTCGCCGATCTCGACGACCGGGTCGTCGCGCTCTCCGCCGACATGAGCGCCGTCCTGGCCGACCTGCGGCAGCGGCATCCGGAGCGGTACTTCGAGTTCGGGATCGCGGAGACGAACACCATCTCGGCGGCGGCCGGCATGGCGGCCAGCGGGCTGCGGCCGTACGTGTTGTCGATGGCGCCGTTCGGGGCGATCAAGTGTGCGGAGCAGTTGCGCACCGACGTGGCGTACAACCACCTTCCGGTACGGTTCGTCGCCCGGCTCTCCGGACTGGCGATGGGCTTCTTCGGCACCAGTCACCACGCGGTCGAGGACATCGCCATCGCGCGTACCCTGACCAACCTCACCGTGGTGGCCCCGGCCGACGCCAACGCGACCATCGGGCTGCTTCGATCTACTGTGGACCACGATGGGCCGGTCTTCTACCGGATCAGCGAGGGAACCTCCCCGGTGTACCCGGAACCGCCCACCTTCTCCTACGGCAAGTGGGTACAGGTCCGGCCGGGCCGGGACCTGACCATCATCGGGTACGGCCTCGGGGTCGGCCTCGGTCTGGCCGCGGCCGAGATCCTGGCGGCCGAGGGGATCGACGCGGCGGTGCTCGACGCGCTCTACCTCAAGCCGTTCGACTCCGAGGCGCTGCTGGCGGCGGCCCGGGACACCGGCAAGCTGCTCACCGTCGAGGAGCACAACGAGATCGGCGGGCTCGGCTCGATCGTCGCCGAGACGCTGGGCCGCAACCGCGTACCGGCGGATCTGGACACCCTGGCGCTGCCCGACGTCGACCTGGAGGTCGGGGTGCCGGCCGCGCTGCACGCGCACTACGGCCTCACCCCCGACGGGGTGGCGCAGCGGGCCCGGGCGCTGGTCGGGGCCTGA
- a CDS encoding zinc-dependent alcohol dehydrogenase, translated as MRAVVCVPGGTELTELPDPEPAPDGVVVSVDACGLCGSDVHMVEHGRAVPGHVLGHEFAGRIAAVGRNAGRWRIGAPVAVNPLGGCGTCQPCRRQLPFRCAAVPNLGLTAPGAYAEFVAVPQAQLVPLPAEVPPEIGAHAEPLAVALRAVRLGRPEPAEPALVYGVGTIGLNVIMALRQAGAGTIVAVGRSAGRRAAAGAVGADVVLDSRVTDLASYAAEAGLAFGSGYECSASVGALAETVAVLAPGGVAVQVALNSAPETLDARGLVGRGLTVVGSCAFDAEDYRQAVAHLLAGRVAGADLISERVSLEQVPETLVRLRRPGDLVRVLVRP; from the coding sequence ATGCGCGCCGTCGTCTGCGTTCCCGGCGGTACCGAGCTGACCGAGCTGCCGGATCCGGAACCCGCCCCGGACGGGGTGGTCGTCTCGGTCGACGCCTGCGGGCTCTGCGGCTCGGACGTGCACATGGTCGAGCACGGCCGGGCCGTTCCGGGCCACGTGCTCGGGCACGAGTTCGCCGGTCGGATCGCGGCGGTGGGCCGGAACGCCGGCCGGTGGCGGATCGGTGCACCGGTGGCGGTGAACCCGCTCGGCGGCTGCGGCACCTGCCAGCCGTGCCGGCGACAACTGCCGTTCCGCTGTGCGGCGGTACCGAACCTCGGGCTGACCGCGCCGGGGGCGTACGCGGAGTTCGTCGCCGTACCGCAGGCGCAGCTCGTACCGCTGCCGGCGGAGGTTCCCCCGGAGATCGGGGCGCACGCCGAACCGCTGGCGGTCGCACTGCGCGCGGTACGCCTCGGCCGGCCGGAGCCCGCTGAACCGGCGCTGGTGTACGGGGTCGGCACGATCGGCCTCAACGTCATCATGGCGTTGCGGCAGGCCGGTGCCGGCACCATCGTCGCGGTCGGGCGCTCGGCCGGGCGTCGGGCCGCTGCCGGGGCGGTCGGCGCGGACGTCGTACTCGACAGCCGGGTCACCGACCTGGCGAGCTACGCGGCGGAGGCGGGTCTGGCGTTCGGCTCCGGCTACGAGTGCTCGGCCTCGGTCGGCGCGCTGGCCGAGACGGTGGCGGTGCTCGCCCCGGGGGGTGTCGCCGTGCAGGTCGCGCTGAACTCGGCCCCGGAGACGCTGGACGCCCGGGGACTGGTCGGGCGTGGCCTCACCGTGGTCGGCAGTTGCGCCTTCGACGCCGAGGACTACCGGCAGGCGGTGGCGCACCTGCTGGCCGGCCGGGTGGCCGGAGCCGACCTGATCAGCGAGCGGGTCTCCCTGGAACAGGTGCCGGAGACGCTGGTCCGGCTGCGTCGCCCCGGCGACCTGGTCCGGGTTCTGGTGCGGCCGTGA
- a CDS encoding SDR family NAD(P)-dependent oxidoreductase: MKDFSGRVAVVTGAGSGMGRAFAQRFAEEGMRIVAADVQVDALDRAVAELTADGHQVIGVRTDVSDPDSVRDLADQAVAAYGKVHVICNNAGVEGYLDGPIWEATDRDWNWTVGVNFWSVVYGVRTFLPLILSHGEPGHVVNTASMTAVTRPANMYGITKHAVMALTETLYADLRARGVPVGATALCPGIIATNLFLGSRNRPAQLRNETETPGAVAGREKRDLMHARLAEGMSPAQVAEQLVAAIRADRLYALTDHDWDDRVSERFGNILGGVNPIIDGLPQSQAGNGNGSATGDESSSGNESASGDESSSGDGSSTGNGKAS; encoded by the coding sequence GTGAAGGATTTCAGTGGCCGGGTCGCCGTGGTGACCGGCGCCGGCAGTGGGATGGGCCGGGCGTTCGCACAGCGGTTCGCCGAGGAGGGGATGCGGATCGTCGCGGCCGACGTCCAGGTCGACGCGCTCGACCGGGCGGTCGCCGAGCTGACCGCCGACGGCCACCAGGTCATCGGGGTACGCACCGACGTCTCCGACCCCGACTCCGTACGCGACCTCGCCGACCAGGCCGTGGCGGCGTACGGCAAGGTGCACGTGATCTGCAACAACGCCGGTGTCGAGGGCTATCTCGACGGCCCGATCTGGGAGGCGACCGACCGGGACTGGAACTGGACGGTCGGGGTCAACTTCTGGAGCGTGGTGTACGGCGTGCGGACGTTCCTGCCGCTGATCCTGTCCCACGGCGAGCCGGGGCACGTGGTGAACACCGCCTCGATGACGGCGGTGACCCGCCCGGCCAACATGTACGGGATCACCAAGCACGCCGTCATGGCGCTCACCGAGACCCTGTACGCGGACCTGCGGGCCCGGGGCGTACCGGTCGGGGCGACCGCGCTCTGCCCGGGGATCATCGCCACGAACCTCTTCCTGGGCAGCCGGAACCGCCCGGCACAGCTGCGCAACGAGACCGAGACCCCGGGCGCGGTCGCCGGTCGGGAAAAGCGCGACCTGATGCACGCCCGGCTGGCCGAGGGGATGTCCCCGGCCCAGGTCGCGGAGCAGCTCGTCGCCGCGATCCGCGCGGACCGGCTGTACGCGCTCACCGACCACGACTGGGACGACCGGGTCTCCGAGCGGTTCGGGAACATCCTCGGCGGCGTCAACCCGATCATCGACGGCCTGCCGCAGTCGCAGGCGGGCAACGGGAACGGGTCCGCCACCGGCGACGAATCCTCCAGCGGCAACGAATCCGCCAGCGGCGACGAATCCTCCAGCGGCGACGGATCCTCCACGGGCAACGGGAAAGCGAGTTGA
- a CDS encoding SDR family NAD(P)-dependent oxidoreductase: MAEGRFDGRVAVVTGGAAGFGKAVARRLLADGAEVVLVDRDAEALAATAAELTGVRPVRAVRADVSQEADVAGYVAEALDAHGRIDAFFNNAGIEGRMAPITELSIDDFDRVVAVNLRGVFLGLRDVLRVMKAQGSGAIVNTASMAGIRGSATFSPYVASKHGVIGLTRCAALEGAPFGIRVNTIAPGHIDTRMARDLTVQVDPDDPQGAYERAAARVPLGRYGTAEEVANLAAWLLSDEASYVSGATHLIDGALNA; encoded by the coding sequence ATGGCAGAGGGCAGATTCGACGGCCGGGTCGCGGTCGTCACCGGCGGTGCCGCCGGCTTCGGCAAGGCGGTGGCGCGCCGGCTGCTGGCCGACGGCGCCGAGGTCGTCCTGGTCGACCGGGACGCCGAGGCGCTGGCCGCCACCGCCGCCGAGCTGACCGGGGTACGTCCGGTCCGGGCGGTCCGGGCCGACGTGAGCCAGGAGGCCGACGTCGCCGGGTACGTGGCCGAGGCGTTGGACGCGCACGGCCGGATCGACGCGTTCTTCAACAACGCCGGGATCGAGGGGCGGATGGCCCCGATCACCGAGCTGAGCATCGACGACTTCGACCGGGTCGTCGCGGTGAACCTGCGCGGGGTGTTCCTGGGGCTGCGGGACGTGCTCCGGGTGATGAAGGCCCAGGGCAGCGGTGCCATCGTGAACACCGCCTCGATGGCGGGCATCCGGGGCAGCGCGACCTTCAGCCCGTACGTCGCGTCCAAGCACGGCGTGATCGGGCTGACCCGGTGTGCCGCGCTGGAGGGTGCGCCGTTCGGGATCCGGGTCAACACCATCGCGCCGGGGCACATCGACACCCGGATGGCCCGGGACCTGACCGTGCAGGTGGACCCGGACGACCCGCAGGGCGCGTACGAGCGCGCGGCGGCCCGGGTGCCACTGGGCCGGTACGGCACCGCCGAGGAGGTGGCGAACCTGGCGGCCTGGCTCCTCTCCGACGAGGCGAGCTACGTCTCCGGCGCCACCCACCTGATCGACGGCGCACTGAACGCCTGA
- the ilvD gene encoding dihydroxy-acid dehydratase produces the protein MTLRSNLAVGSSRWAVRRAQWRALGLSDEDMTKPKIAIVNSSSNLAICFSHLDDIVPPLKEAIRAAGGVPFEVRTAAPSDFITSAGRDGRYILPSRDLIVNDIEVAVEGALLDGMVCLASCDKTAPGQLMAAARLDIPTIVVGCGYQPSGRFRGEHVDIEEVFLAAGHVAAGHLSLPDLTEMSDNAIRGPGVCAGMGTANSMHITSEALGMTLPGSTPVLANSPRMWDAVRQAGARIVAMVDEGLRPSDILTREAFENAVTVLLAVSGSVNAIKHLQAVAVEARCDVDIPALFERLADAVPLLAAVRPNGPHFIEEFEAAGGALAVLKQLSGQLHLSARTVTGQTLGEVLADVTVADEEIIRPVDRPLGRRPGIVVVRGSLAPDGAAVKRPVDDRGPSRFEGEAIVYPSRDTALAGLAAGQIRAGHVVVVAGLGPRGGPGMGMASAVVFALDGAGLGETVAVVTDGQMSGLVNTGIVVAEVSPEAAVGGPLGLVRDGDRISIDVTARVVDLLVPDDVLAQRRAGFRVRASSGERGWLSIYERLVTPVAEGAVLTEAVPDEEGKAR, from the coding sequence GTGACCCTGCGCAGTAACCTCGCGGTCGGCAGTTCGCGCTGGGCGGTCCGGCGGGCCCAGTGGCGGGCTCTCGGCCTCTCCGACGAGGACATGACGAAGCCGAAGATCGCCATCGTCAACTCCTCGTCCAACCTGGCCATCTGCTTCAGCCACCTGGACGACATCGTGCCGCCGCTGAAGGAGGCGATCCGGGCCGCCGGCGGGGTGCCGTTCGAGGTCCGTACGGCCGCGCCGAGCGACTTCATCACCAGCGCCGGCCGGGACGGCCGGTACATCCTGCCGAGCCGGGACCTGATCGTGAACGACATCGAGGTCGCGGTCGAGGGGGCGCTGCTGGACGGGATGGTCTGCCTGGCGTCCTGCGACAAGACGGCGCCCGGTCAGCTGATGGCCGCCGCCCGGCTGGACATCCCGACCATCGTGGTCGGCTGCGGCTACCAGCCGAGCGGCCGGTTCCGGGGCGAGCACGTCGACATCGAGGAGGTCTTCCTCGCCGCCGGGCACGTCGCGGCGGGGCACCTCTCGCTGCCGGACCTGACCGAGATGAGCGACAACGCGATCCGTGGCCCCGGGGTCTGCGCCGGGATGGGCACCGCCAACTCGATGCACATCACCAGCGAGGCGCTCGGGATGACCCTGCCGGGCAGCACGCCGGTACTGGCGAACAGCCCCAGGATGTGGGACGCGGTACGTCAGGCCGGCGCGCGGATCGTGGCGATGGTCGACGAGGGGCTCAGGCCCAGCGACATCCTCACCCGGGAGGCGTTCGAGAACGCCGTGACGGTGCTGCTGGCGGTGAGCGGGTCGGTCAACGCGATCAAGCACCTCCAGGCGGTGGCGGTCGAGGCGCGCTGCGACGTCGACATTCCGGCGCTGTTCGAGCGGCTCGCCGACGCGGTGCCGCTGCTGGCCGCGGTCCGGCCGAACGGACCGCACTTCATCGAGGAGTTCGAGGCGGCCGGCGGCGCGCTGGCGGTGCTGAAGCAGCTCTCCGGTCAGCTGCACCTGTCGGCCCGGACGGTCACCGGGCAGACCCTGGGCGAGGTGCTGGCGGACGTCACGGTCGCGGACGAGGAGATCATCCGTCCGGTCGACCGCCCGCTCGGGCGCCGGCCCGGGATCGTGGTGGTGCGCGGCTCGCTCGCTCCGGACGGCGCGGCGGTCAAGCGGCCGGTCGACGACCGGGGACCGAGCCGGTTCGAGGGCGAGGCGATCGTCTATCCGAGTCGGGACACCGCGCTGGCCGGGCTGGCCGCCGGCCAGATCCGGGCCGGGCACGTGGTGGTGGTGGCCGGGCTCGGCCCGAGGGGCGGCCCCGGGATGGGGATGGCCTCGGCGGTGGTCTTCGCGCTGGACGGTGCCGGGCTGGGCGAGACGGTCGCGGTGGTCACCGACGGGCAGATGTCGGGCCTGGTCAACACCGGAATCGTGGTCGCCGAGGTGTCCCCGGAGGCGGCCGTCGGCGGCCCGTTGGGCCTGGTCCGCGACGGCGACCGGATCTCGATCGACGTCACCGCCCGGGTGGTCGACCTGCTGGTGCCCGACGACGTCCTCGCGCAGCGCCGGGCCGGGTTCCGGGTCCGGGCCAGCTCCGGTGAGCGGGGCTGGCTCTCCATCTACGAGCGGCTGGTCACACCGGTGGCCGAGGGCGCCGTACTGACCGAGGCTGTACCGGACGAGGAAGGGAAGGCACGATGA